One segment of Micromonospora sp. M71_S20 DNA contains the following:
- a CDS encoding enoyl-CoA hydratase: MSETSGAAVEVVRYETRGPVAVVTMNRPEYRNAQNSAMTYALDDAFYRAAADDEVKVIVLAGAGKHFSAGHDIGTPGRDVDSSFDRRAGLWWDHVGKAGVDSRFARESEVYLGMCRRWRELPKPMIAMVQGACVAGGLMLAWACDLIVASDDAFFADPVVRMGIPGVEYFAHPWVLGPRFAKEFLFTGDRMAAARAAELGMVNRVVARDDLEAEVMGLAARIAQMPRLGLALTKRAVNQAEDLMGLRDGMDSVFGLHHAAHAHNAEVGNDPLGGQDARSMRDAARREG; encoded by the coding sequence ATGAGCGAGACCAGCGGCGCGGCGGTGGAGGTCGTCCGGTACGAGACGCGGGGGCCGGTGGCCGTCGTGACGATGAACCGGCCGGAGTACCGCAACGCGCAGAACTCGGCGATGACCTACGCCCTCGACGACGCGTTCTACCGGGCAGCCGCCGACGACGAGGTGAAGGTCATCGTCCTGGCAGGTGCGGGCAAGCACTTCTCGGCCGGCCACGACATCGGCACGCCGGGTCGCGACGTCGACTCGTCGTTCGACCGGCGCGCCGGCCTGTGGTGGGACCACGTCGGAAAGGCCGGGGTGGACAGCCGGTTCGCCCGCGAGTCCGAGGTGTACCTCGGGATGTGCCGCCGCTGGCGTGAGCTGCCCAAGCCGATGATCGCCATGGTGCAGGGAGCGTGTGTCGCCGGTGGCCTCATGCTCGCCTGGGCGTGCGACCTGATCGTTGCCTCGGACGACGCGTTCTTCGCCGACCCGGTCGTGCGCATGGGAATCCCCGGGGTCGAGTACTTCGCCCACCCGTGGGTGCTGGGTCCGCGGTTCGCCAAGGAGTTCCTCTTCACCGGTGACCGGATGGCGGCGGCCCGCGCGGCCGAGCTCGGCATGGTCAACCGCGTTGTCGCCAGGGACGATCTCGAGGCGGAGGTCATGGGGCTCGCCGCCCGGATCGCACAGATGCCGCGGCTGGGTCTCGCGCTGACCAAGAGGGCGGTCAACCAGGCCGAGGACCTCATGGGCCTGCGGGACGGGATGGATTCGGTGTTCGGGCTGCACCACGCGGCCCACGCGCACAACGCCGAGGTGGGCAATGATCCCCTCGGCGGCCAGGACGCCCGGAGCATGCGTGACGCCGCGAGAAGGGAAGGGTGA
- a CDS encoding electron transfer flavoprotein subunit beta/FixA family protein, which yields MNIVVLVKQVPDSGADRSLRTDDNTVDRGSANNVINEMDEYAIEEALKIKEAHGGEVTVLTMGPDRATESIRKALSMGPDKAVHVLDDALHGSCAVATSKVLAAALGQLNADLVLCGSESTDGRVQVMPHMLAERLGIAALTGARKLTVDGATLTVERQTEEGYEVVTATTPAVVSVWDTINEPRYPSFKGIMAAKKKPVQTLSLADLGVAAAEVGFEGATSAVLEHSKRPPRSGGAKVTDEGDGGVKLVEFLAAEKFV from the coding sequence ATGAACATCGTCGTACTCGTCAAGCAGGTGCCTGATTCGGGCGCGGACCGCAGCCTGCGTACTGACGACAACACCGTCGACCGCGGTTCGGCGAACAACGTGATCAACGAGATGGACGAGTACGCCATCGAGGAGGCGTTGAAGATCAAGGAGGCGCACGGGGGTGAGGTGACGGTCCTGACGATGGGTCCGGACCGGGCGACCGAGTCGATCCGTAAGGCGCTGTCGATGGGCCCGGACAAGGCGGTGCACGTGCTGGACGACGCCCTGCACGGCTCCTGCGCCGTGGCCACGTCGAAGGTCCTCGCCGCCGCGCTCGGTCAGTTGAACGCCGATCTGGTGTTGTGTGGCAGCGAGTCGACCGATGGCCGGGTGCAGGTGATGCCGCACATGCTCGCCGAGCGGTTGGGCATCGCGGCGCTGACCGGCGCCCGCAAGCTCACCGTCGACGGTGCGACCCTGACCGTCGAGCGGCAGACCGAGGAGGGCTACGAGGTGGTCACCGCCACCACGCCCGCCGTGGTCTCCGTCTGGGACACCATCAACGAGCCGCGGTATCCGTCGTTCAAGGGCATCATGGCCGCGAAGAAGAAGCCGGTGCAGACGCTGTCCCTGGCCGATCTCGGGGTGGCTGCGGCGGAGGTGGGTTTCGAGGGCGCGACCAGCGCCGTGCTGGAGCATTCGAAGCGTCCGCCGCGCTCCGGCGGCGCGAAGGTCACCGACGAGGGCGACGGCGGCGTGAAGCTGGTCGAGTTCCTCGCTGCCGAGAAGTTCGTGTGA
- a CDS encoding electron transfer flavoprotein subunit alpha/FixB family protein: protein MSEVLVVVEATREFGVKKVTLEMLTLARELGSPSAVVLGGPGAAEALSARLGEYGAEKVYAAESEEIDGYLVAPKATVVAELVSRVQPAAVLLASSQEGKEIAARLAVKLDNGILTDVVGLAADGTATQVAFAGSAIVKSKVTRGLPLVTVRPNSVNPTPAAASPAVEQLTVAVADTDKLARVVERVAEQKGSRPELTEAGIVVSGGRGVGNADNFKLVEELADLLGGAVGASRAAVDSGYYPHQFQVGQTGKTVSPQLYVALGISGAIQHRAGMQTSKTIVAVNKDGEAPIFELADFGVVGDLFKIVPQAAEEIRKRK, encoded by the coding sequence ATGTCTGAGGTTCTCGTCGTCGTCGAAGCCACCCGGGAGTTCGGCGTCAAGAAGGTCACCCTGGAGATGCTCACCCTCGCCCGCGAGCTGGGCAGCCCGAGCGCGGTCGTGCTCGGCGGCCCCGGCGCTGCCGAGGCGTTGAGCGCCAGGCTGGGCGAGTACGGTGCGGAGAAGGTCTACGCGGCCGAGAGCGAGGAGATCGACGGCTACCTGGTGGCGCCGAAGGCGACCGTGGTGGCCGAGTTGGTGTCGCGGGTGCAGCCGGCCGCTGTGCTGCTGGCGTCGTCGCAGGAGGGCAAGGAGATCGCCGCCCGGCTGGCGGTGAAGTTGGACAACGGCATCCTGACCGACGTGGTCGGTCTGGCCGCCGACGGCACCGCCACGCAGGTGGCGTTCGCCGGTTCCGCGATCGTCAAGTCGAAGGTCACCCGGGGTCTGCCGTTGGTCACGGTGCGGCCGAACTCGGTCAACCCGACCCCGGCGGCGGCCAGCCCGGCGGTGGAGCAGCTCACCGTCGCGGTCGCCGACACCGACAAGCTGGCGAGGGTCGTCGAGCGGGTTGCCGAGCAGAAGGGCTCGCGTCCGGAGCTGACCGAGGCCGGCATCGTGGTCTCGGGTGGTCGTGGTGTCGGTAACGCCGACAACTTCAAGCTGGTCGAGGAGTTGGCCGACCTGCTCGGTGGTGCTGTCGGGGCGTCGCGCGCGGCGGTCGACTCCGGTTACTACCCGCACCAGTTCCAGGTGGGTCAGACCGGTAAGACGGTGTCTCCGCAGCTTTACGTCGCGCTCGGTATCTCGGGTGCGATCCAGCACCGGGCCGGTATGCAGACCTCGAAGACGATCGTCGCGGTCAACAAGGACGGCGAGGCGCCGATCTTCGAGCTGGCTGACTTCGGTGTGGTGGGCGACCTGTTCAAGATCGTCCCGCAGGCCGCGGAGGAGATCCGCAAGCGCAAGTGA
- a CDS encoding response regulator transcription factor: MDERIRVQVVAVDPAVRVGVDDMVQVCPELTVVVDRPDVVLMVTDEVGDAVLVLVRSLSRAGRRVLLVADRLRESDVVEAVEAGAGGLLRRCEVSPDRLRPAIRATADGSFTVPSDLLTRAADRVPERPAARQLTKRERAVLLMLADGHETEEIARSLAYSVRTVTGIVHTITRRWQVRNRAQAVACALREGLI, translated from the coding sequence ATGGACGAGCGGATACGGGTGCAGGTCGTCGCCGTCGACCCGGCGGTACGGGTCGGTGTCGACGACATGGTGCAGGTGTGCCCCGAGCTGACCGTGGTGGTCGACCGGCCGGACGTGGTGCTGATGGTGACCGACGAGGTCGGCGACGCGGTGCTGGTCCTGGTGCGTTCGCTGTCCCGCGCCGGCCGGCGGGTGCTGCTGGTGGCCGACAGGTTGCGGGAGTCGGACGTGGTCGAGGCCGTGGAGGCGGGGGCCGGCGGGCTGCTGCGCCGGTGCGAGGTCAGCCCGGACCGGCTGCGTCCGGCGATCCGGGCGACGGCGGACGGCAGCTTCACCGTGCCGTCGGACCTGCTCACCCGCGCCGCCGACCGGGTGCCGGAACGGCCGGCGGCCCGGCAGCTCACCAAGCGGGAGCGGGCGGTGCTGCTCATGCTCGCCGACGGGCACGAGACCGAGGAGATCGCGCGCTCGCTGGCCTACTCGGTCCGTACGGTGACCGGCATCGTGCACACGATCACCCGCCGCTGGCAGGTGCGCAACCGGGCGCAAGCCGTGGCCTGCGCCCTGCGCGAAGGGCTGATCTGA
- a CDS encoding response regulator transcription factor, producing MRNASKPVLTAQQLRVLELVAEGYDNAGIARELRCSPHSVKNMIYDLMARLQVSNRVHATAYAIRHGLI from the coding sequence ATGAGGAACGCGTCGAAGCCCGTGCTCACCGCCCAGCAGCTCCGGGTGCTCGAACTCGTCGCCGAGGGGTACGACAACGCGGGCATCGCGCGGGAGCTGCGCTGCTCACCACACAGCGTGAAGAACATGATCTACGACCTCATGGCCCGGTTGCAGGTCTCCAACCGGGTCCATGCGACCGCGTACGCCATCCGGCACGGGCTGATCTGA
- a CDS encoding non-ribosomal peptide synthetase translates to MPTEPGVAPWNDTARSCSGRPALHELVREQAARTPDAVAVAAERGRLSYAELVGRADRLADVLVARGIGPESRVGVCLHRGGDMVVALLGVLTAGAAYVPLDPDHPARRLAFLVTDAGLDTVVADPDLPVLAELGRSVATVSVSRDTTGRPARGPRVTVDPEHPAYVIYTSGSTGRPKGVVIPHRAIVNRVRWGLDAHPLGPDDRVLQKTPYGFDVSVPEVFGTLAAGARLVMARPGGHRDPAYLIDTIGRYGITAIHFVPSMLRVFLAEVRDTGARFPTLRRIVCSGEQLTDDLVTEADELIGCELLNLYGPTEAAVEVTGSRCRAGEPVSIGHAVANTRTHVLDKRGEPAEVGELCLAGVQLARGYLGRPGLTAERFVPDPFGPPGSRLYRTGDLARRLPDGAVDYLGRIDHQVKIRGHRVELGEIDAALRTVPGMRAAATAVHAGQLVGYVVADTVPGVRVLRAHLAERLPGHMVPSVFVAVPALPVGPSGKLDRAALPAPDGHRLVGGGERVDPRTDDERRLAGIWAEVLGGGPVGVHDTFVELGGDSLAATRVCSRVRHLWGRTLSPADVLTATVAELVGLTAEGGTAAGGGAAAGRPRSAARDVDADRPATGSLSAAQHRIWFADQLDPGSTTYTITESYRLRGPVDVDALRAALADTVRRHPALRTTFRSRRGVPYAETGPDARVPIEVRTVADLAEARVAVDRLAAEPFALAEGPLLRVALLRLAPEEHVLAATIHHIVADDWSMDVLWSDLCQAYARRRQGDTAAGDPLPPAPPPPTDPADLDYWRRHLAGAPPTLELPTDLPRPARLRQTGATVRFGLSAETTAGVRTLARATGATPFMVLLTAFTVLVGRLAGREDLVVGTFAANRDTEQAENGIGMFANTLALRLPCPSEAAFTDLLFRVRDVALAGYRHQGLPFDRLVTALRPKRDLRHNPVVQVAFQLLGDLTGRLRLPGVAAEPFGHGQGGSPFDLLLTVREEGPRLAGWLQYHDDLFAADRAASFADGFSAILAAAVRRPEQPVGRLARQWVGDPGVDNAGAAAGNLGEAAR, encoded by the coding sequence ATGCCGACTGAGCCGGGCGTCGCGCCGTGGAACGACACGGCCAGGAGCTGTTCGGGACGACCGGCCCTGCACGAGCTGGTGCGCGAGCAGGCGGCGCGCACCCCGGACGCCGTGGCGGTGGCCGCCGAGCGCGGACGGCTCAGCTACGCCGAACTGGTGGGGCGGGCCGACCGGCTCGCCGACGTGCTGGTCGCCCGGGGCATCGGTCCGGAGTCCCGGGTCGGGGTGTGCCTGCACCGGGGCGGCGACATGGTGGTGGCCCTGCTCGGCGTCCTCACCGCCGGAGCCGCCTACGTGCCGCTGGACCCGGACCACCCGGCCCGGCGGCTCGCCTTCCTGGTCACCGACGCGGGGCTGGACACCGTGGTGGCCGACCCGGACCTGCCGGTGCTCGCCGAGCTGGGCCGGAGCGTCGCCACCGTGTCGGTGAGCCGGGACACCACCGGTCGGCCGGCCCGGGGACCGCGGGTCACCGTCGACCCGGAACACCCGGCGTACGTCATCTACACCTCCGGGTCCACCGGCCGGCCCAAGGGCGTGGTGATCCCCCACCGGGCCATCGTCAACCGGGTCCGCTGGGGGCTGGACGCGCATCCGCTGGGCCCCGACGACCGGGTGCTCCAGAAGACCCCGTACGGCTTCGACGTCTCGGTGCCGGAGGTCTTCGGCACCCTGGCCGCCGGCGCGCGGCTGGTGATGGCCCGCCCGGGCGGACACCGCGACCCGGCCTACCTGATCGACACGATCGGCCGGTACGGGATCACCGCGATCCACTTCGTACCGTCGATGCTGCGGGTGTTCCTCGCCGAGGTCCGCGACACCGGCGCCCGCTTCCCCACCCTGCGCCGGATCGTCTGCAGCGGCGAGCAGCTCACCGACGACCTGGTCACCGAAGCCGACGAGCTGATCGGCTGCGAGCTGCTCAACCTCTACGGCCCGACCGAGGCGGCGGTGGAGGTGACCGGGTCGCGCTGCCGGGCGGGTGAGCCGGTCAGCATCGGCCACGCGGTGGCGAACACCCGCACCCACGTCCTGGACAAGCGTGGCGAACCGGCGGAGGTCGGCGAACTCTGCCTGGCCGGCGTGCAGCTCGCCCGGGGCTACCTCGGCCGGCCCGGGCTGACGGCCGAGCGGTTCGTCCCTGACCCGTTCGGCCCGCCCGGCTCCCGGCTGTACCGCACGGGAGACCTGGCCCGGCGGCTGCCCGACGGGGCGGTCGACTACCTGGGCCGGATCGACCACCAGGTCAAGATCCGGGGCCACCGGGTCGAGCTGGGTGAGATCGACGCCGCGCTGCGTACCGTGCCGGGGATGCGGGCCGCCGCCACGGCCGTGCACGCCGGGCAGCTCGTCGGGTACGTGGTGGCCGACACCGTGCCCGGCGTCCGGGTGCTCCGGGCCCACCTCGCCGAACGGCTGCCCGGGCACATGGTCCCGTCGGTGTTCGTGGCCGTACCGGCGTTGCCGGTCGGCCCGAGCGGCAAACTGGACCGGGCGGCCCTGCCCGCGCCCGACGGCCACCGGCTCGTGGGCGGCGGGGAGCGGGTCGACCCGCGTACCGACGACGAGCGCCGGCTCGCCGGCATCTGGGCCGAGGTGCTCGGCGGCGGACCGGTCGGGGTGCACGACACCTTCGTCGAGCTGGGCGGCGACTCGCTGGCGGCCACCCGGGTCTGCTCCCGCGTCCGGCACCTGTGGGGCCGGACGCTCTCCCCCGCCGACGTGCTCACCGCCACCGTGGCCGAACTCGTCGGGTTGACTGCCGAGGGTGGAACGGCGGCCGGCGGGGGTGCCGCAGCCGGCCGGCCCCGGTCGGCTGCGCGGGACGTCGACGCCGACCGGCCGGCCACCGGCTCGCTCAGCGCCGCCCAGCACCGGATCTGGTTCGCCGACCAGCTCGACCCGGGGTCGACCACCTACACGATCACCGAGTCCTACCGGCTGCGCGGACCGGTCGACGTCGACGCGCTGCGCGCCGCCCTGGCGGACACGGTGCGCCGGCACCCGGCCCTGCGGACCACCTTCCGGTCCCGGCGCGGCGTGCCGTACGCGGAGACCGGGCCGGACGCCCGGGTGCCGATCGAGGTGCGCACCGTCGCCGACCTCGCCGAGGCGCGGGTGGCCGTCGACCGGCTCGCCGCCGAGCCGTTCGCGCTCGCCGAGGGGCCGCTGCTCCGGGTCGCCCTGCTGCGGCTGGCCCCCGAGGAGCACGTCCTGGCCGCCACCATCCACCACATCGTCGCCGACGACTGGTCGATGGACGTGCTGTGGAGCGACCTCTGCCAGGCGTACGCGCGGCGCCGCCAGGGCGACACGGCGGCCGGCGACCCGCTGCCGCCGGCCCCGCCGCCGCCGACCGACCCGGCCGACCTGGACTACTGGCGTCGGCACCTCGCCGGGGCGCCGCCCACCCTGGAGCTCCCGACCGACCTGCCCCGACCGGCGCGGCTGCGGCAGACCGGGGCCACCGTCCGGTTCGGCCTGTCGGCGGAGACGACCGCCGGGGTGCGGACGCTGGCCCGGGCCACCGGCGCGACCCCGTTCATGGTGCTGCTCACCGCGTTCACCGTCCTGGTCGGACGACTCGCCGGCCGCGAGGACCTGGTGGTCGGCACGTTCGCCGCGAACCGCGACACGGAGCAGGCCGAGAACGGAATCGGGATGTTCGCCAACACCCTCGCCCTGCGGCTGCCTTGCCCGTCCGAGGCGGCCTTCACCGACCTGCTGTTCCGGGTACGGGACGTGGCGCTGGCCGGGTACCGGCACCAGGGACTGCCCTTCGACCGGCTGGTGACGGCGCTGCGTCCGAAGCGCGACCTGCGCCACAACCCGGTGGTCCAGGTCGCCTTCCAACTCCTCGGCGACCTGACCGGCCGGCTCCGGCTGCCCGGGGTCGCCGCCGAGCCGTTCGGGCACGGCCAGGGCGGTTCCCCGTTCGACCTGCTGCTCACCGTGCGGGAGGAAGGGCCGCGGCTGGCCGGGTGGTTGCAGTACCACGACGACCTGTTCGCCGCCGACCGGGCGGCTTCGTTCGCCGACGGCTTCAGCGCGATCCTCGCCGCGGCGGTGCGTCGTCCCGAGCAGCCGGTCGGGCGGCTGGCCCGGCAGTGGGTCGGGGACCCCGGCGTGGACAATGCGGGGGCGGCGGCCGGCAATCTGGGGGAAGCGGCCCGATGA
- the sbnB gene encoding 2,3-diaminopropionate biosynthesis protein SbnB — MLIVSAGEVRQILADREDAVLDAVRRAYVLHARGRTVLPHSVFLRFPEDARNRIIGLPAYLGDDSPVAGMKWISSFPGNIDRGLARASAAIVVNSMADGHPVALIEGSTISARRTAASAALAAGALAPPAVGVSLIGCGVINFEVLRFLRAALPGLTEVTLFDLDAGRAAAFARRCARWDLKVSVAADVEEALGAHPLVCLATTAGVPHLGLAHCRPGALVLHLSLRDIFPADIRTAVNVVDDADHVCRAATSLHLAEQESGDRDFIAAGIGEILGGAGWRHDPERVTVYSPFGLGVLDLAVAELVRRAAERDGVGTRLPDFLTLPPEDPDAD; from the coding sequence ATGCTGATCGTATCCGCCGGCGAGGTCCGGCAGATCCTGGCCGACCGGGAGGACGCCGTCCTGGACGCGGTCCGCCGCGCCTACGTCCTGCACGCGCGGGGGCGTACGGTGCTGCCGCACTCGGTGTTCCTGCGGTTCCCGGAGGACGCCCGCAACCGGATCATCGGACTGCCCGCGTACCTGGGCGACGACTCCCCGGTCGCCGGCATGAAGTGGATCTCGTCGTTCCCCGGCAACATCGACCGCGGGCTGGCCCGCGCCTCCGCCGCGATCGTCGTGAACTCGATGGCGGACGGTCACCCGGTCGCGCTGATCGAGGGCTCCACGATCTCCGCCCGCCGGACGGCCGCCAGCGCCGCCCTGGCCGCCGGCGCCCTCGCCCCGCCGGCCGTCGGCGTCTCCCTGATCGGCTGCGGCGTGATCAACTTCGAGGTGCTGCGGTTCCTCCGCGCGGCACTGCCCGGCCTGACGGAGGTGACCCTCTTCGACCTGGACGCCGGGCGGGCCGCCGCGTTCGCCCGGCGCTGCGCGCGGTGGGACCTGAAGGTGAGCGTCGCCGCCGACGTCGAGGAGGCGCTCGGCGCCCACCCGCTGGTCTGCCTGGCGACGACGGCGGGCGTACCGCACCTGGGGCTGGCGCACTGCCGGCCGGGGGCGCTCGTGCTGCACCTGTCGCTGCGCGACATCTTCCCGGCGGACATCCGCACCGCGGTGAACGTGGTCGACGACGCCGACCACGTCTGCCGGGCGGCCACCTCGCTGCACCTGGCGGAGCAGGAGAGCGGCGACCGGGACTTCATCGCCGCCGGCATCGGCGAGATCCTGGGCGGGGCCGGCTGGCGGCACGACCCGGAACGGGTCACCGTCTACTCGCCGTTCGGGCTGGGCGTGCTCGACCTCGCCGTGGCCGAGCTGGTGCGGCGGGCCGCGGAGCGGGACGGCGTCGGCACCCGGCTGCCGGACTTCCTGACCCTGCCGCCGGAGGACCCGGATGCCGACTGA
- the sbnA gene encoding 2,3-diaminopropionate biosynthesis protein SbnA has product MRADETDVGGVLNTIGGSPLVRLDKLMPDAPFTLWAKLEAHNPGGSIKDRSALGMLIDRLRAGELRPGRSVVVESSSGNLGIGLAQVCRYFGIRFICVVDPRTNAQNIAVMRAFDAEVEVVTRPDPATGEYLPQRIRRVQELVDTIPNAWWPDQYANPLNPRAHETTMREIVEGVPAPLDFLFCATSSCGTLRGCADYARRHELALTIVAVDAAGSAIFGDHPPRKRLIPGHGAGVRPKLYRDGLADKVMHVDDLDCVVGCRRLARREAILAGGSSGAVVAALEQLRDLIPAGATCALIFPDRGERYLNTIYDDDWVTGHFGDVTHLWRDRTMEVPPC; this is encoded by the coding sequence ATGCGGGCCGATGAGACCGACGTCGGCGGGGTGCTGAACACGATCGGCGGCTCCCCGCTGGTCCGGCTGGACAAGCTCATGCCGGACGCCCCGTTCACCCTCTGGGCGAAGTTGGAGGCGCACAACCCGGGCGGCAGCATCAAGGACCGCTCGGCGCTGGGCATGCTGATCGACCGGCTCCGGGCCGGGGAGCTGCGACCCGGCCGATCGGTGGTGGTCGAGTCCAGTTCGGGCAATCTCGGCATCGGGCTGGCCCAGGTGTGCCGCTACTTCGGCATCCGGTTCATCTGCGTGGTGGACCCCCGGACGAACGCGCAGAACATCGCGGTCATGCGCGCGTTCGACGCCGAGGTGGAGGTGGTGACCCGTCCCGACCCGGCCACGGGTGAGTACCTGCCGCAACGGATCCGCCGGGTCCAGGAACTGGTCGACACCATCCCGAACGCCTGGTGGCCGGACCAGTACGCCAACCCGCTGAACCCCCGCGCCCACGAGACCACCATGCGGGAGATCGTCGAGGGGGTGCCCGCCCCGTTGGACTTCCTGTTCTGCGCGACCAGTTCCTGCGGCACGTTGCGCGGCTGTGCCGACTACGCGCGCCGGCACGAGCTGGCGCTGACCATCGTCGCGGTGGACGCCGCGGGCAGCGCGATCTTCGGTGACCACCCCCCGCGCAAGCGGCTCATCCCCGGCCACGGCGCGGGGGTCCGACCGAAGCTCTACCGGGACGGGCTGGCCGACAAGGTGATGCACGTCGACGACCTGGACTGCGTGGTCGGGTGCCGCCGGCTGGCCCGCCGGGAGGCCATCCTCGCCGGTGGTTCGTCCGGCGCGGTGGTGGCCGCCCTGGAGCAGTTGCGCGACCTGATCCCGGCCGGCGCGACCTGCGCGCTGATCTTCCCCGACCGGGGTGAGCGCTACCTGAACACGATCTACGACGACGACTGGGTGACCGGGCACTTCGGCGACGTCACCCACCTGTGGAGGGACCGGACCATGGAAGTGCCGCCATGCTGA
- the panD gene encoding aspartate 1-decarboxylase: MLRTILKSKIHRAVVTQADLHYVGSLTIDEDLMDAADLLAGEQVHVVDINNGARLETYVIPGRRGSGVIGINGAAARLIHPGDLVIIISYAAMIDPDAKGYSPRVVMVDEANRMLGTTDDPAEAIPGTATVPGDTLRAAADPRSGSEHAGR; this comes from the coding sequence GTGTTGCGCACCATACTCAAATCGAAGATCCACCGCGCGGTGGTCACCCAGGCCGACCTGCACTACGTCGGCTCGCTGACCATCGACGAGGACCTGATGGACGCCGCCGACCTGCTCGCCGGCGAGCAGGTGCACGTGGTGGACATCAACAACGGCGCCCGCCTGGAGACGTACGTGATCCCCGGCAGACGCGGCAGCGGGGTCATCGGGATCAACGGGGCCGCCGCCCGGCTGATCCACCCCGGCGACCTGGTCATCATCATCAGCTACGCGGCGATGATCGACCCGGACGCCAAGGGGTACTCGCCCCGGGTGGTGATGGTGGACGAGGCCAACCGGATGCTCGGCACCACCGACGACCCGGCCGAGGCGATCCCCGGCACCGCGACCGTTCCCGGTGACACCCTGCGGGCCGCTGCGGATCCCCGTAGCGGGAGTGAACATGCGGGCCGATGA